The bacterium DNA segment GGCCCGTGAAAAAGTCTGCTGGACGTTACGCAGATTGTCCAGGTACGCCTCGACAAGGGCCTTTACCATGCGCTGTTTACGGAACAGAAATCGCATTTGAAGCCTCCAGCTTCAGAGTCTGGACTCCGGCGACTCTGGATTCTGGACACGTCGCTTTAAAACAGGATCATGCATTTTGCCGGATCCAGGTAAAGGTGGACTTCCTGTCCTTCGTCCAGAGGCAGGCTGTGCGAAACCTGCGCCTGGATCCTCGTTCCGTTCACGTCCACGAAAAAATAAATGAAATTACCCAGGTACGCCTTGTGGGCGACGACACCCCTGAACTGGTTCTCCATTTCCCGAGGCGTGTCTGTGACCACTTCCACGTCTTCAGGACGAATGGACACATACACCTTTTTCCCCGGTGTCGCTTCCGTGGCGCCGTCCGTTGAACACAACACCTTCTCGCTGAATTCAGTGCGAACACAGACTGCCCCGGATGGCGATGGGATTGCTGCAGTGGTGTCCCGGATGGCCTGAACGATCTCGCCGGATATAAAATTCATGGTGCCGATGAAATCGGCGACAAATTTACTGGCGGGTTTTTTATAGATCTCCTGGGCAGTGCCGATCTGCACGATTTTCCCCGAGTCCATGACGGCGATCCTGTCGGAGATGACCATGGCCTCTGCCTGATCGTGGGTGACATAGACGGATGTGATGCCCATGCGTTTGACCAGGCCCTTAATTTCAAACCGCATCTTTTCCCTCAACTTCGCATCCAGGTTGCTCAGGGGTTCATCCAGCAGCAGCACCTTGGGATTTCTCACCAGCGCCCGCGCAAGGGCCACCCGCTGCTGCTGTCCACCGCTCAACTGGGACGGGTACCGGTCCCCTAACCCCTTCAGCCCCACAAGCTCCAGTGCTTCCAGCGTTCTTTCCTGGATATTGTTCCTGGACAGCTTCTGAATTTTCAAGCCGTATGCGACATTGTTGAAGACCTTCATATGCGGCCATACGGCATAGTTCTGGAACACCATGCCGATCCCCCGTTGTGACGGATGGACAAACCCTTCCGAGAGCATCGGCTTGCCGTCGATAACGATGTCCCCCTCTTCCGGTGTTTCCAGTCCGGCGATGCAGCGTAAGGTGGTGGTTTTGCCGCACCCGCTGGGCCCGAGAAGGGTCAACATCTCTCCCTGCTTCACCTCAAGGTCTATGTGGTTGACTGCCACCACCTTCTTGTAGCGCTTGAGCAGGTTCCTGATCTCGATGAATGCCATTTAATATCTCCCATGATGATTTAGTACCCGGTACCCGGTATCGATCATCGCTCCGGGCGCCTCTCCCGGACAAGGCATGTGTATTGTGCGGGGTTAACGCTCCACGCTAAGCGAAAAACGCGGTTTTCGCTTAGCTCACGAACCGATGAATCAAACATACCACCATCGGTTCGGACGCCCACGCGGGCGCGTCGAGGATCGGCTCCCCTATTCATCAGTACTCCAGGCAGCCTTGAGCATGTTGCCGCCGACTGACTGTAAGGGTCGCGGGAAGTCCTGCCGGGACTGCCCG contains these protein-coding regions:
- a CDS encoding ABC transporter ATP-binding protein, encoding MAFIEIRNLLKRYKKVVAVNHIDLEVKQGEMLTLLGPSGCGKTTTLRCIAGLETPEEGDIVIDGKPMLSEGFVHPSQRGIGMVFQNYAVWPHMKVFNNVAYGLKIQKLSRNNIQERTLEALELVGLKGLGDRYPSQLSGGQQQRVALARALVRNPKVLLLDEPLSNLDAKLREKMRFEIKGLVKRMGITSVYVTHDQAEAMVISDRIAVMDSGKIVQIGTAQEIYKKPASKFVADFIGTMNFISGEIVQAIRDTTAAIPSPSGAVCVRTEFSEKVLCSTDGATEATPGKKVYVSIRPEDVEVVTDTPREMENQFRGVVAHKAYLGNFIYFFVDVNGTRIQAQVSHSLPLDEGQEVHLYLDPAKCMILF